In a genomic window of Chrysemys picta bellii isolate R12L10 chromosome 1, ASM1138683v2, whole genome shotgun sequence:
- the LOC135973886 gene encoding uncharacterized protein LOC135973886 — protein sequence MDSHNTYDTRLLVAFMDLLTTVERCFWVRETSTAWWDHIVMQVWDDEQWLQNFRMRKATFMVWCDELAPALQCKDTRLRAALTVEKWVAIAIWKLATPDSYGLVANQFGVGKSTVGIVLMQVCRAINCILLRRTVTLGNVHDIVAGFAQMGFPNCRGAIDGTHIPILAPVHLASEYINRKGYFFMVLQALVDHCGRFIDINVGWPRKVHDACIFWNTGLFRKLQAGTFFPDQKLTIGEVEMPIVILGDPTYPLMPWLMKPYTGSLDSSKEWFNNRLSRYRMTVECAFGRLKGCWCCLYGKLDLADDNVPMVLSACCTLHNICEGKDERFT from the coding sequence ATGGACTCGCATAACACAtatgacacaagattgcttgtggcattcatggacctgctcaccaccgtggaacgctgcttttgggttcgggaaacaagcactgcgtggtgggatcacatcgtcatgcaagtctgggatgacgagcagtggctgcagaactttcggatgagaaaagccactttcatggtatggtgtgatgagcttgccccagccctgcagtgcaaggacacgagattgagagctgctctgacggtggagaagtgggtggctattgcaatctggaagctggcaactccagacagctatggattggtcgctaaccagtttggagtgggaaagtcgaccgttggaattgtgttgatgcaagtttgcagggccattaattgcatcctgctcagaagaactgtgactctgggtaacgtgcatgacattgtggctggctttgcacaaatgggtttccctaactgcagaggggcaatagatgggacgcatattccaattctggcaccagtccacctagcctctgagtacattaatcggaaggggtatttctttatggttctccaggcacttgtggatcactgtgggcgtttcattgacattaacgtaggctggcccagaaaggtgcatgacgcatgcatcttttggaacactggcctgttcaggaagctgcaagctgggactttcttcccagaccagaagctcaccataggggaagtcgaaatgcccattgtgatccttggagaccccacttaccctttaatgccatggctcatgaaaccctacacaggtagccttgacagcagcaaggagtggttcaacaacaggctgagtcggtacagaatgactgtggaatgtgcttttggccgtttaaagggctgctggtgctgtctgtatgggaagctggacctggccgatgacaacgtCCCCATGGTtttatccgcgtgctgtaccctccataacatttgtgaagggaaggatgaAAGATTCACTTAG